The following proteins come from a genomic window of Phormidium ambiguum IAM M-71:
- a CDS encoding septal ring lytic transglycosylase RlpA family protein: protein MKQRFWSGVSAAILTTAIGTTLSCHAETNQVAGRETKTKPEAAASQPSPPGNTQSDTIKVGEYQPKTGSNAQEQVIAKIQSHEFAGRQAVTLYLRDIPVLTFFGSPQVESSGVKQGSFSQNGNQQIENAEINPMARATAVAAKLNQLNRENLDARNITVGYSIANKANSTNEETIQTVSVGTTSNHKTTTSSKTTFDRYIIKVNDEKLVEISSNTRLPDTTNNLAEDALQATNRIRRLMGNAPPLTSIPGKPTPQSQPGEIAFIRTEPTIKAILRGIASWYGPGFHGNRTANGERYNQNSLTAAHRTLPFGTMVRVTNLRNGLSVTVRINDRGPFTRGRIIDLSAASARIIGLTSSGVAQVKVEVLGQPQQVISNN, encoded by the coding sequence ATGAAGCAAAGATTTTGGAGCGGTGTTTCCGCCGCCATTCTAACAACTGCCATTGGCACAACCCTTTCCTGCCATGCTGAAACAAATCAGGTTGCCGGAAGGGAAACAAAAACTAAGCCAGAGGCAGCTGCTAGTCAACCTTCACCTCCAGGCAATACTCAGTCGGACACAATAAAAGTCGGAGAGTATCAACCAAAGACAGGAAGTAATGCTCAAGAACAGGTAATCGCCAAAATCCAATCCCACGAATTTGCAGGTCGTCAAGCTGTAACCCTTTATTTACGAGATATTCCAGTTTTAACTTTTTTTGGTTCTCCTCAAGTTGAGTCCAGTGGTGTTAAACAAGGCAGTTTTTCCCAGAATGGCAACCAACAAATTGAAAATGCAGAAATAAATCCAATGGCTAGAGCTACTGCTGTAGCAGCCAAACTGAATCAATTAAATCGAGAAAACCTTGACGCTAGAAACATCACAGTTGGATATTCGATCGCTAACAAAGCTAATAGCACCAACGAAGAAACAATCCAAACGGTTAGCGTAGGTACAACCAGCAATCACAAAACCACGACTTCCAGCAAGACTACCTTCGATCGCTACATCATCAAAGTCAACGACGAAAAGTTAGTAGAAATCTCCTCAAATACCAGGCTTCCAGACACCACCAATAACTTAGCTGAAGATGCCCTGCAAGCCACCAACAGAATCCGGCGACTCATGGGTAATGCTCCCCCTTTAACTAGCATTCCAGGTAAACCTACGCCTCAATCTCAGCCCGGAGAAATTGCTTTTATCCGCACTGAACCCACAATTAAAGCCATCCTTAGAGGTATAGCTTCTTGGTATGGCCCCGGTTTTCATGGCAATCGTACTGCTAATGGTGAAAGATATAATCAAAACTCCCTGACTGCTGCTCACCGTACCTTGCCTTTCGGCACAATGGTCCGAGTGACCAACTTGAGAAATGGCCTTTCAGTAACAGTCAGAATTAACGATCGCGGCCCCTTCACCAGAGGTCGAATCATCGACCTTTCCGCTGCTTCCGCCAGAATTATCGGCTTAACAAGCTCAGGAGTAGCCCAAGTCAAAGTCGAAGTCTTAGGTCAACCTCAACAGGTAATTAGCAATAACTAG